A section of the Chryseobacterium scophthalmum genome encodes:
- a CDS encoding DUF4286 family protein, protein MSVLSITFHCINSSIDEWENYVDETLVLMAENLLDVDKYILSEVHSDFIDEGKNYNLLLIFDNEEKRTEFMESELLNISERIETKFGQDVMIFNTSLNPKKKNL, encoded by the coding sequence ATGAGTGTATTAAGTATAACTTTTCATTGCATAAACAGCAGCATAGATGAGTGGGAAAACTATGTGGATGAAACTTTAGTTTTAATGGCTGAAAACCTACTGGATGTTGATAAATACATCTTATCTGAAGTTCACAGTGATTTTATTGATGAAGGAAAAAACTATAACCTTCTTTTAATCTTTGATAACGAAGAAAAAAGAACTGAGTTTATGGAAAGTGAATTATTAAATATCTCCGAAAGAATCGAAACTAAATTCGGGCAAGATGTTATGATTTTCAATACTTCTTTAAATCCTAAGAAGAAAAATCTTTAG